One region of Vanessa cardui chromosome 20, ilVanCard2.1, whole genome shotgun sequence genomic DNA includes:
- the LOC124538577 gene encoding 1,5-anhydro-D-fructose reductase-like gives MSVRLFLRSENFVKRRGNNISYFCRCIHSLVRNMKYVKLSQTEDLMPTLGLGTWQASPEVIESTVYKALDLGYRHIDTAFNYNNEEAIGNAITKWIDNGKGTRKDLFITTKLPHVGNRASDVKKFLDLQLKRLQMDYVDLYLIHVPFGFHCNPETLTPVVKSNGEYDLDMDTDHISTWKAMEECQKAGRIRNLGLSNFNESQITKIINACTVKPQVLQVELHAYFQQLDLRKFCSDHDIVVTAYAPLGSPGAKDHFVNKYNYSPDAFPDILGHPDVNEIAQAHQKTPAQVLLRYLVQQKVVVIPKSTSEKRLKENSDIYDFELGPVEVNRLKKIDQGEEGRIFNFLFWKGVENHPEYPFKLGSAIN, from the exons ATGTCCGTCAGATTGTTCTTGAGAAGTGAAAATTTTGTGAAAAGAAGGggcaataatatttcatatttttgtcGCTGTATTCATTCTTTAGTAAGAAACATGAAGTATGTTAAACTTTCTCAAACGGAGGACTTAATGCCAACGCTAGGATTAGGAACATGGCAG GCTTCACCAGAAGTCATTGAGTCAACTGTATATAAAGCCTTAGACTTGGGATATCGTCATATCGACACTGCCTTTAATTACAACAACGAGGAGGCTATTGGTAACGCTATAACTAAATGGATTGATAATGGTAAAGGCACaagaaaagatttatttattaccacTAAG ctcCCTCACGTGGGAAATCGTGCGTCTGATGTAAAGAAGTTTCTAGATCTTCAATTGAAGCGACTGCAGATGGATTACGTAGATTTGTATTTGATACACGTGCCTTTCGGATTCCATTGTAACCCAGAGACGTTGACGCCCGTCGTTAAGAGTAATGGCGAATATGATTTGGACATGGATACGGATCATATAAGCACTTGGAAG GCAATGGAAGAATGTCAAAAAGCAGGACGCATTCGTAACCTTGGTCTATCCAACTTCAACGAGTCGCAAATAACTAAGATTATCAACGCTTGTACCGTGAAGCCCCAGGTGTTGCAGGTGGAACTGCACGCATATTTCCAGCAGTTAGACTTGCGCAAGTTCTGCTCTGACCATGATATAGTAGTCACTGCGTATGCCCCTTTGGGGAGTCCGGGCGCGAAGGAtcatttcgttaataaatataattatag CCCTGATGCATTTCCGGATATACTGGGTCATCCAGATGTAAACGAAATAGCTCAAGCTCACCAAAAGACACCGGCTCAAGTGTTATTAAGATACTTGGTACAGCAAAAAGTTGTAGTAATTCCGAAAAGTACTAGTGAGAAAAGACTAAAG gAAAATTCTGATATTTATGATTTCGAACTGGGACCCGTTGAAGTGAATCGATTGAAAAAAATTGACCAAGGCGAGGAGGgcagaatatttaatttcttattctGGAAAGGTGTAGAAAATCACCCGGAATATCCTTTTAAATTAGGCTcagcaattaattaa